The following coding sequences lie in one Streptomyces venezuelae genomic window:
- a CDS encoding heavy metal translocating P-type ATPase: MPSDLLPPPAQAAPAAPRPAPGRRTRVFALPEARWAAAALVLFLVALPLQLTGAPAWSWGLLYAAVYATGGWEPAWAGVTALREKTLDVDLLMIVAALGAASIGQTMDGALLIVIFATSGALEALATARTQDAVRGLLDPAPAVATRLADDGSESTVPTRELVVGDTVLVRPGERIGADGRVLSGTSEVDQSTITGEPLPVAKKAGDEVFAGTLNGTGALRVKVERDASDSVIARIVAMVEEASRTKAPTQLFIEKVEQRYSVGMVIATVAVFLVPLAFGADLTASLLRAMTFMIVASPCAVVLATMPPLLSAIANAGRHGVLVKSAVVMERLGQVDAVALDKTGTLTEGTPHVTDIRPVPGSGLTEDALLSLAAAAEHPSEHPLGRAVVEAARTRGLTVAALRDFTSTPGVGVTATVSDHAVTVGAPARLLDRADDTATTEATDITTGLEAGGRTAVVVLLDEVPVGVLGIADRLRPDAAATVAALTALTGAAPQLLTGDNPRAAARLAAEVGIPDDGVHAGLLPQDKVEAVRRLEARGRRTLVLGDGVNDAPALAVAHTGIAMGRAGSDLALETADAVVVRDELATVPKVVALSRAARRLVVQNLVIAGVFISGLVVWDLAGDLPLPLGVLGHEGSTVIVGLNGLRMLRDAAWTTRSTT, encoded by the coding sequence ATGCCCTCCGACCTGCTCCCACCGCCCGCACAGGCGGCTCCGGCCGCCCCGCGTCCCGCACCGGGACGACGTACCCGGGTGTTCGCCCTGCCGGAAGCGCGCTGGGCCGCCGCGGCGCTGGTGCTGTTCCTCGTCGCCCTGCCGCTCCAGCTGACCGGCGCACCCGCCTGGTCATGGGGACTTCTCTACGCCGCCGTCTACGCGACCGGCGGATGGGAGCCCGCGTGGGCGGGCGTGACGGCGCTGCGCGAGAAGACCCTGGACGTGGATCTGCTGATGATCGTCGCCGCCCTCGGCGCGGCCTCGATCGGGCAGACGATGGACGGCGCGCTCCTGATCGTCATCTTCGCAACCTCGGGCGCCTTGGAGGCCCTGGCCACCGCCCGGACCCAGGACGCGGTGAGGGGGCTGCTCGACCCCGCGCCGGCCGTCGCCACCCGCCTGGCCGACGACGGCAGCGAATCGACCGTTCCCACGCGGGAGTTGGTGGTCGGGGACACCGTCCTGGTCCGCCCCGGCGAGCGGATCGGCGCGGACGGTCGCGTCCTGTCCGGGACCAGTGAGGTGGACCAGTCCACGATCACCGGTGAGCCGCTGCCTGTCGCGAAGAAGGCGGGGGACGAGGTCTTCGCCGGCACCCTGAACGGCACCGGCGCCCTGCGGGTCAAGGTGGAGCGGGACGCATCGGACTCGGTCATCGCCCGGATCGTGGCGATGGTCGAGGAGGCCTCCCGGACCAAGGCGCCCACCCAGCTGTTCATCGAGAAGGTTGAGCAGCGGTACAGCGTGGGCATGGTCATCGCGACCGTGGCGGTCTTCCTGGTGCCCCTCGCGTTCGGCGCGGACCTGACCGCCTCACTGCTGCGGGCGATGACGTTCATGATCGTGGCCTCGCCGTGCGCGGTGGTCCTTGCGACGATGCCTCCGCTGCTGTCGGCGATCGCCAACGCCGGACGCCACGGTGTCCTGGTGAAGTCCGCCGTGGTGATGGAGCGGCTCGGGCAGGTCGACGCGGTGGCCCTGGACAAGACCGGCACGCTGACCGAGGGCACCCCGCACGTCACCGACATCCGCCCGGTGCCCGGCTCCGGACTGACCGAGGACGCCCTCCTGTCGCTCGCGGCGGCCGCCGAGCACCCCAGCGAACACCCCCTGGGCCGCGCCGTCGTCGAGGCCGCCCGCACCCGCGGCCTGACCGTCGCCGCCCTGCGGGACTTCACCTCCACGCCCGGCGTGGGCGTCACCGCCACCGTCTCCGACCACGCGGTCACGGTCGGCGCGCCCGCCCGTCTCCTCGACCGCGCCGACGACACCGCGACGACCGAGGCCACCGACATCACCACCGGCCTCGAGGCCGGTGGCCGCACGGCCGTCGTGGTCCTGCTCGACGAGGTCCCGGTGGGGGTGCTGGGCATCGCCGACCGCCTGCGTCCCGACGCCGCCGCGACCGTCGCCGCCCTGACCGCCCTGACCGGCGCCGCCCCTCAGCTGCTGACGGGCGACAACCCCCGCGCCGCCGCCCGCCTGGCCGCCGAGGTCGGCATCCCCGACGACGGGGTCCACGCCGGTCTCCTGCCCCAGGACAAGGTCGAAGCCGTACGCCGCCTGGAGGCGCGCGGCCGCAGGACGCTGGTCCTCGGCGACGGCGTCAACGACGCCCCGGCCCTCGCCGTCGCCCACACCGGGATCGCCATGGGCCGCGCGGGCTCCGACCTCGCCCTGGAGACCGCCGACGCCGTCGTCGTCCGCGACGAACTCGCCACCGTCCCCAAGGTCGTCGCCCTGTCCCGGGCGGCCCGCCGCCTGGTGGTGCAGAACCTGGTGATCGCCGGGGTGTTCATCTCCGGCCTGGTCGTCTGGGACCTGGCGGGCGACCTGCCGCTGCCGCTCGGCGTCCTCGGTCACGAGGGCTCGACCGTCATCGTGGGCCTCAACGGCCTGCGTATGCTGCGCGACGCCGCCTGGACGACAAGGAGCACGACGTGA
- a CDS encoding acyl-CoA dehydrogenase family protein: protein MAEFTMELNDEQKEVRDWLHGFAADVIRPAAAEWDEREETPWPIIQEAAKLGIYSLDFYAQQFFDPSGLGIPMATEEIFWGDAGIGLSIMGTGLAAVGVLANGTEEQIGTWIPQMYGDVNDVKVAAFCSSEPDAGSDVAAMRTRAVYDEAKDEWVLNGTKTWATNGGIANVHVVVAVVDPELGSKGHASFIVPPNTPGLSQGQKFKKHGIRASHTAEVVLEDVRVPGHCLLGGKEKLDERMARARERAKSGGERVKNAAMATFEASRPAVGAMAVGTARAAYEEALEYAKTRTQFGRPIIDNQGIAFQLADMRTQIDAARLLVWRASWMATTGKKFESAEGSMSKLYASEVAKKVTAQAVQILGGNGFTREYPVERMHRDAAIYTIFEGTSEIQRLVIARTLSGMPIR from the coding sequence ATGGCCGAGTTCACCATGGAGCTCAACGACGAACAGAAGGAGGTCCGGGACTGGCTCCACGGGTTCGCCGCCGATGTGATCCGCCCCGCGGCCGCCGAGTGGGACGAGCGCGAGGAGACCCCGTGGCCCATCATCCAGGAAGCGGCGAAGCTGGGGATCTACTCTCTCGATTTCTACGCCCAGCAGTTCTTCGACCCCTCGGGCCTCGGCATCCCGATGGCGACCGAGGAGATCTTCTGGGGTGACGCCGGTATCGGCCTGTCCATCATGGGCACGGGCCTGGCCGCCGTCGGTGTGCTCGCCAACGGCACCGAGGAGCAGATCGGCACCTGGATCCCGCAGATGTACGGCGACGTGAACGACGTCAAGGTCGCCGCGTTCTGCTCGTCCGAGCCGGACGCCGGATCCGACGTGGCCGCGATGCGCACCCGCGCCGTCTACGACGAGGCCAAGGACGAATGGGTCCTCAACGGCACGAAGACCTGGGCGACCAACGGCGGCATAGCCAACGTCCACGTCGTCGTCGCGGTCGTCGACCCCGAGCTCGGCTCGAAGGGCCACGCGTCCTTCATCGTCCCGCCGAACACCCCCGGCCTGTCCCAGGGCCAGAAGTTCAAGAAGCACGGCATCCGCGCCTCGCACACCGCCGAGGTCGTCCTGGAGGACGTGCGCGTCCCCGGGCACTGCCTGCTCGGCGGCAAGGAGAAGCTGGACGAGCGCATGGCCCGCGCCCGGGAGCGCGCCAAGTCCGGCGGCGAGCGCGTCAAGAACGCGGCGATGGCCACGTTCGAGGCGTCCCGCCCGGCGGTCGGCGCCATGGCCGTGGGCACGGCGCGCGCCGCGTACGAGGAGGCCCTGGAGTACGCCAAGACGCGCACCCAGTTCGGCCGCCCGATCATCGACAACCAGGGCATCGCCTTCCAGCTCGCCGACATGCGCACCCAGATCGACGCGGCCCGCCTCCTGGTGTGGCGCGCCTCCTGGATGGCCACCACCGGCAAGAAGTTCGAGTCGGCCGAGGGCTCCATGTCGAAGCTCTACGCGAGCGAGGTCGCCAAGAAGGTCACCGCCCAGGCGGTCCAGATCCTCGGCGGCAACGGCTTCACCCGCGAGTACCCGGTGGAGCGCATGCACCGCGACGCGGCCATCTACACGATCTTCGAGGGCACGAGCGAGATCCAGCGCCTGGTCATCGCTCGGACGCTGTCGGGGATGCCGATTCGGTAG